A stretch of DNA from Maridesulfovibrio sp.:
CAGTGTTGTCATCTGAAATGCGTACCCATGTATGTTCACAATGATAGAGGATGTCATCCGGAAAAGTAAGTTCACTCATGTTGTCTCCTTATGGTTTGGACGTTGGCGATAATCTTAAATCACCTGTTAAAAGTTGCCGTGATTCCAAAACGCTTGGTGCTGCCTGCAGGAGGCTTTTGCTAAAGCTCGCCTAGCGGCCTCTGAGCCAGCCCTCGCAGACTTCGTAGAGTCCTTCCGCAAGGGTGGGGTGGGCATGGATGGTGTGGGCCAGATCTTCTGCGGTAAGCCCTTTGTTTACAGCCAGTGCCGCTTCGGAGATAAGGTCCGTGGCGTGAGCGCCGGCAATGTGTGCGCCGATGATTCTGCCGCTTTCCTTTTCGCAGATGATTTTGAACATGCCCGGCAGTTCGCCCATGGCCTGGGCCTTGCCCAGTTCACGGAACTGGAATACCTGCGAGCGGACGTCAAAACCCTTAGCGGTTGCTTCGTCTTCGGTAAGGCCCACTGTTCCGATTTCCGGGGAGGAGAAAATTCCTGCGGGTACTACGCTGTAATCGAGTTCCCGTTCCTCGCCGAAGCAGTTGTCAACGGCACACAGTCCCTCTGCGGAAGCCACATGGGCCAGCATGATCCGGGAAGGTCCGAGAACATCGCCTATGGCGTATATGTTTTCGGCGGAAGTGCGCATTTTGCCATCGGCTTTGATCCAGCCGCGGGCATCGGTTTCAACCCCGGCAGCTTCGAGGTTCAACCCTTTGGTGTTCGGGGTGCGGCCAACGGCGACGAGTACGACTTCGGCTTCCATGGTGGAGTCCTCGCCGGTTGCCCCTTCCACAAACGGAGACGGTCCCAGCACACAGGAAACCCTGCCGCCTGCACTGGTTGCGCTTTTCACTGTTTTTGCAAGTTCTACACGGATGCGGTGTTTTTTGGCCTCGCGCTGGAGCAGGCGACTCATGTCCGCATCCACCGAAGGAATGGGGAGCAGACGGTCCAGACCTTCAACTATGGTCACGGAGGTTCCGAAGGCCCGATAGATGAAGGCCAGTTCGCAACCGATTACTCCTCCGCCGACAACAATCATGCTTTCGGGAACGTGGTCGAGATTCAGGGCGTCATCGCTATTGATAATGTGTTTGTGGTCTACAGGAAGTGAAGGCAGATCAAGGATGCCGGAACCTGTGGCGATGATGATTTTGTCACTCTTGATTTCTTCCGTGCCTTCTTCGGAGCGTACCAGTACTGTACAGTTGTCGGCGAATTCGGCGGCACCCCGGACAATGCGTATTTTAAGGGAGGCACAGGTCTTTTCCAGTCCTGTGCAGAGAACCTTGCGTACGCGTTCCTTGCGGGCAACCACTGCTGCCATGTCTGCCTTGAAGCTGACCGCTTCATCCGTGGATGCGGGAGTGATTCCGAATTCGGAAAGACGGCCTGCTGTTTCCATGGCTTCAGCCGAGGCCTTGATGGTTTTGGTCGGAACACAGCCCTGGTTGAGGCAGGTTCCGCCCATTTCGGACTTTTCGACCAGTGTGACGGAGGCTCCGCGGCGAGCGGCTTCAAACGCTGCGATGTAGCCGCCCGGACCCGCACCTATGATCGTGATGGATGACATTGTTACTCCTGTTTTTAAAACTCGGTTCCTGAAAGCCGGTCCGGATCAGTCTTCTTCAAGATGCAGATTGTAGGTGATGGGGAAAGCATTGTGCAGGGAAGCGGTAACCAGACAGCCTTTCTGCATGATTTTTTCCACGCGATCAAAGATGAACCCGAAATCTTCGTCCATGTGCACGGTCACATCAAGGGTGATGCCGACTACACGGGCGCGTTTTTTTTCATCAATGCCGGTTTCAAGGGTGGCGGTGCCGGTAATGCGGTCATATTCTGCTCCGCGGGTTTCAAGAGCTTTGCCCAGCGCGCCGCAGAAACAGTAAAGGGCCGATGAGGCCAGCAACTGCTTGGCGGTGCCGCCGCGTTCGTCTTCAGGTATTCCTTCATGATTGATGACAATCTCGCCGAGAACTTTTGAGCCGGTGTCGATGGTCTGTTTGTCACCTTCACGGTTATATGAAACAGTTAATTGAGCCATGTCTGTTCTCCATTGTGATTTTTTAGACAATTTCAGTCGGCGCCTCACTAACAGTATTCGTGCCAATGGCCTTATATCTAATTATTGCAGGCAATTAAGCGCGCTTTAGTTGAGAGCGGAGGTTTTTTTTTACAGGAATCAGGGGTTGTAAGCGACAGTTGTGTCGCGTAATGGCTGGAGAAAATGTGAATATCGTAGTGAACAGATGCTTTTGCGGCCTGGTGACATGCGTGTCGTGTTCGGCCTTGCCGTATTTGGTTTTGGCTTTTCTGCAGCCTGATTTTTGGGTAAAGTTAAATGATAACAGCGTGTTGTTTTTAGCGACAAAGTTGTCCGTGCAAACTGTAATCAGTCTGCGTCAAAGCCTGCATGTTGCAGCTAAAAGTGGACGCAACGTGGGCCAAAGTGACTCGGTTTCGTAATGGTTGCTCCTGTGGACCTGT
This window harbors:
- a CDS encoding OsmC family protein, encoding MAQLTVSYNREGDKQTIDTGSKVLGEIVINHEGIPEDERGGTAKQLLASSALYCFCGALGKALETRGAEYDRITGTATLETGIDEKKRARVVGITLDVTVHMDEDFGFIFDRVEKIMQKGCLVTASLHNAFPITYNLHLEED
- the lpdA gene encoding dihydrolipoyl dehydrogenase; protein product: MSSITIIGAGPGGYIAAFEAARRGASVTLVEKSEMGGTCLNQGCVPTKTIKASAEAMETAGRLSEFGITPASTDEAVSFKADMAAVVARKERVRKVLCTGLEKTCASLKIRIVRGAAEFADNCTVLVRSEEGTEEIKSDKIIIATGSGILDLPSLPVDHKHIINSDDALNLDHVPESMIVVGGGVIGCELAFIYRAFGTSVTIVEGLDRLLPIPSVDADMSRLLQREAKKHRIRVELAKTVKSATSAGGRVSCVLGPSPFVEGATGEDSTMEAEVVLVAVGRTPNTKGLNLEAAGVETDARGWIKADGKMRTSAENIYAIGDVLGPSRIMLAHVASAEGLCAVDNCFGEERELDYSVVPAGIFSSPEIGTVGLTEDEATAKGFDVRSQVFQFRELGKAQAMGELPGMFKIICEKESGRIIGAHIAGAHATDLISEAALAVNKGLTAEDLAHTIHAHPTLAEGLYEVCEGWLRGR